Below is a genomic region from Fusobacterium nucleatum.
CTCATCTTTATTCCTCCACATGTAATTATTTTATAATATTAGCCGCTATTACCATTCTTTGAACTTCTGAAGTTCCTTCATAAATTTCAGTAATCTTAGCATCTCTCATCATTCTTTCAACTGGATATTCTCTTGTATAACCATATCCACCGAATATTTGAACAGCCTTAGTTGTTACTTCCATGGCTGTTTCAGCAGCAAATAGCTTAGCTCTAGCTGCATCTAAAGAATAAGGTAAATTATTAGATTCTCTCCAAGCTGCTTTATAAACTAAAAGTCTTGCAGCTTCAACTTTAACATCTAAGTTAGCTATTTGGAATTGAGTGTTTTGGAATTGAGCTAAACTTCTTCCAAATTGTTTTCTTTCTTTAGCATAATTGATAGCTTCATCTAATGCTCCTGCAGCTATTCCTAATGCTTGAGAAGCAATTCCTATTCTTCCTCCATCAAGAGTCATCATAGCAATTTTAAATCCTTTTCCTTTATCTCCTAATAAGTTTTCTTTTGGTATTCTACAATTTTCAAATATTAATTCACAAGTAGCTGAGCCTCTGATTCCTAATTTCATTTCTTTTTTACCAATTGAGAAACCTGGTGTATTTGCTTCAACTATAAATGCAGAAATTCCTTTTAATCCTTTTGACTTATCTGTCATTGCAAATACAACATAAACATGTGCATATCCTGCATTTGTTATAAATATTTTTGCCCCATTTAAAATCCATTCTCCAGTTTCGGGATCTTGAACTGCCATTGTTTGTTGACCAGCAGCATCTGTTCCTGCATTTGGTTCTGTAAGTCCAAAAGCTCCTATCCATTCTCCACTAGCCATTTTTGGTAAATATTTTTGTTTTTGTTTTTCATTACCAAATTTTAAAATTGGCCAAGTTCCCAAAGATGTGTGTGCAGATACAATAACCCCTGTTGTAGCACAAGCTTTTGATAATTCTTCAACAGCCATAGCATACATTAAATTGTCTCCTCCTGCTCCACCATATTGTTTAGGTATAGGGATACCCATTATTCCAATTTTAGCCATTTTTTCAACAGTTTCCATTGGAAATCTTTCATTTTCATCTACCTCTGCTGCGATAGGTTTTACTTCTTTTTCAACAAATTCTCTTATCATTTGTCTAAAAAGTTCATGTGTTTTAGGTACATTAAATTCCATTATTTTCCTCCTCTTATGGATTTTATAAAAACTTTATTTCCATTCTATCGTTAATTGATAGTTATGTCAAGCCTTTTATGTATTTTTCTCTTTAAATTTTCTTAAAAAAAGCATTTTGTAAATTTACTGTACTAAATTAAATGGAGTGTTTTATTTTTACTAATTATGATATAATAATAAAATCAAAGGAGTGATTCAAAAGCTATGAATACAAATCTTGAAAGTATTATTCCATTATTAAATAAAAATTTAAAAATAATCCAACGCAGTGATTATTTTAATTTTTCCATAGATTCCTTATTAATTTCAGAATTTGTCAATACAAAAAAAAATATTAAAAAAATCTTAGATTTAGGAACTGGAAATGCAGCAATCCCACTTTTTCTTTCAAAAAAAACATCTGCTAAAATTTATGGGATTGAAATACAAGAAATTTCATATAATCTCGCTTTAAGAAATATTAACATCAATAATTTAAATGAACAAATATATATAATATATGATAATATGAAAAATTATTTAAAATATTTTGATGTTGGTTCTTTTGATATTGTTATATCAAATCCACCATTTTTTAAAATTAATGAAAATAAAAATTTTTTAAATGATTTAAATCAGCTGAGTATTGCTAGACATGAAGTAGAAATTAATTTGGAAGAACTTATAAAAATCTCTTCTGAACTCGTTAAAGATAGAGGATATTTCTATCTTGTTCATAGAGCAGATAGATTAAGTGAAATAATAAATAATTTACAAAAATATAAATTTGAAGCAAAAAAAATAAAATTTTGTTATACAACGGAATATAAAAATGCTAAAATAGTTTTAATAGAAGCTATTAAAAATGGAAAATCTGGTTTGACTATTCTTCCACCTTTAATTATTAATAAAGAAAATGGAGAATATACTGATGAAATTTTAAAAATGTTTAAATAATGAGGGAAACTATGCAGTATGATAATTTGGTTATGAAAGTGCTTTCAACAGCCAACACTATTGGTAAAATTCTACTAACAAGTGGAGCTGAAACATATAGAGTTGAAAAAGCTATCACCATTGTATGTAGAAGGTTTGATTTAAAGGCAGAAACATTTGTTACCATGACTTGTGTACTAACTTCTGCAAAAAAAAGAGATGGAGAAACTATTACTGAGGTTAATAGAATTTATACAGTTTCTAATAACTTAGATAAAATTGATAGAATACATAAAATTCTTCTTAATATACATAAGTATGAATTAGATGATTTAGAAAAAGAAGTTAAAAAAATTCAAATACAATCTGTTTATAAAAAAAATATTTTATTAGTTTCTTATTTTTTTTCAGCAGCTTTTTTTGCTATCTTATTTGGTGGAAAATTTAATGATTTTCTAGTTGCTGGACTTGGAGGAATTGTAATATTTTACATGGCTAAATATGCTAATAAATTAAAATTAAATAACTTTTTTATTAATACATTAGGTGGTTTCTTAATAACAATATTATCAATTCTTGCTACCAAAGTTGGTATAGTATCTACACCATCATATTCAGCTATTGGAACACTTATGCTTTTAGTTCCTGGACTTGCACTTACAAATGCAATAAGAGATTTGATAAATGGTGATTTAATTGCAGGGACTTCAAGAACAGTAGAAGCTGCCTTAGTTGGTTCGGCCCTTGCAATAGGTGCAGGTTTTGCATTATTTGCAATGTCTTATTTTTAATTATAAATTAGGAGAATTTAGGAGAATAAAATGAATTATTTAGAAGTTTTTACAGCATTTTCTGCAACTTTCTTCTTTGGAATAATATTTAGTCTTACAGGTAAAAAACTACTTTATAGTAGTTTTGCTGGTGGTTTAGGCTGGTATACTCATTTACTTTTTTTTAAAGAATTATCTTATTCTAAAACTGCTTCTTTTGTAATTTCAGCTGTTGTAATAACTATTTTTTCAGAAATAATAGGTAGACTTGAAAAAACAACAGTTACAAGTACATTGATTCCAGCATTAATTCCGTTAGTTCCTGGTGGAGGAATCTATTATACAATGTCTTTTTTTGTTGAGAATAGATTTCCTGAAGCTTTTGATAAAGGAAGAGAAACTATTTTTCTAACAATGGCTTTAAGTGTAGGGATATTTTTAGTTTCTACTTTTTCACAAATTCTTGATAGAACTATAAAATACACAAAAGTTTTAAAAAAATATAGAAAATTTAAAGAATATAAAAGAAAACATAAAATTTAGAAATGAAGGGATATAATATGAAAGTATTATTGGTTAGTGGTTTTTTAGGTGCAGGAAAAACTACTTTTATAAAAGAAATGTCCAAAAATATAAATTTAGAATTTGTTGTGCTAGAAAATGAATATGCTGATATAGGTGTTGATGGGGATTTTTTAGATGAGAAAAATTTAAATGTTTGGGAAATGTCAGAAGGTTGTATCTGTTGCTCTATGAAAGGAGATTTTAAATCTTCTATTAAAAGAATTTATTCAGAAATTAATCCAGAGTATTTAATTATTGAGCCAACAGGAGTTGGAATGTTAAGTTCAATTATAGAAAATATAAGAGAAATCAATAATAATGATATTGAGATTTTAAGTCCTTTAACATTGATTGATGTAACTTCATTTAATGAGTACTTAAAAACTTTTAACAACTTTTTTATTGATAACCTAAAAAATACAGGAGAGATAATACTAACAAAATTAAATAGTTTTAATTCTTTTGATATAGAAAATATAAAAAATGAAATTTCTAAAATTAATAACAATTTAGAAATAATAATAAATGATTATAGAACTTTCCCAAAAGAATGGTTTGCAGACTTATTAAATAAAAGTATAGATAATAAAGTTATTGATAAAAATTTTTCTCTAAAAACACATATAAATCTAAGAACTTTTTCAAAAGAAAATATTAATTTAAAAACTATGGATGAGTTAGGTTTATTTTTAAATAGATTAGTTAATGGAGATTTTGGAAAAATTTATAGAGCTAAGGGAATAGTAAAAGTTGATGGTTATTGGGGAAAATTTAATCTTGTCTATAAAAATTTTGAAATGGAACCTATAACAGATGCCAAAGGAACTAAGATTGTTATTATTGGTAATAATTTAGATATTGAAAATTTAAAAAATATATAAGAGGTATTATGAAAAAAGAAGATATATTATCTGAATTGATAGAAAATATTAAGGATAATAAACTTATAAAAATAGTTTTTTCAGATAAACAAGATGGAGATTTTAATAAAATTATTATAAAACCTTTATCTTTAAAATCTGCTAAAAATATTCAAATTGAAAGTTTTAAAGATAATAAAGCATTTCATAAAAATATTGAATTAAATAATATTGAAAAAATTAAAAATATATTAAAGGAATATGTAGAAAATTTTAAACAAATACTATTACAAATTGAAAGTTTAAATATTTCTTTTATGAAGAAAAAAGAAACTTTTATCAAAAAAGAAAATAATAATAATTTAATAAAAAACTCCAATGAGCATAATAAAAAGAAACAGTATATTCTGAATGAAGGAGATAAAATTGATTTCTTAATTGAATTAGGTTTAATGTCTGTTGAAGGCAAAATTTTAAAATCTAGTTATAATAAATTTAAGCAAATTAATAAATATCTAGAATTTATTGATGATGTTATTGTGGAATTAAAAACTAAAAGACTTATAAATAATCATATAAATATTTTAGATTTTGGTTGTGGAAAATCATATTTAACTTTTGCACTTTATTATTATCTAAAAAATTATAGAAAAGATTTGAGTTTTTCAATAGTAGGTTTAGATTTAAAAAAAGATGTTATAGAATTTTGTAATAAACTTGCTCAAAAATTGAGTTATGAAAACTTAGAATTTTTAAATGGAAATATAAAAGACTATGATAGGGCTAAGGAAGTAGATTTAGTTTTTTCTTTACATGCTTGTAACAATGCCACTGATTATTCACTTGAAAAAGCCTTGAGTTTAAATGCTAAAGCCATACTTGCTGTTCCTTGCTGTCATCATGAATTTTTTGAAAAAATACAAAAAAATAAAGATTCTAAATTTTATGATACTTTAAAAATTATTGCTGATAATGGAATTGTTTTAGATAAATTTGCAAGTTTAGCAACTGATAGTTTTCGTTCATTGACATTAGAGTTATGTGGATATAAAACAAAAATGATTGAATTTATTGATATGGAACATACTCCTAAAAATATTTTAATCAAAGCTATAAAATCAAGGTCTTCTAATTTAAAAGAAAAGTTAAAGGAATATAATAGATTGAAAAAATTTTTAGGAATTCAACCCTTATTAGAGGAATTAACTAAAAAATATTTTTTAATTGACACAAATATTGAAATACCATATAATTAAAAAGATTATATAAAAATTGGAGGCTATAATGTTACAAAAAAATAAGAGAAATTTCTCTATAATTGCCCATATAGATCATGGAAAATCAACTATTGCTGATAGGCTTTTAGAATATACTGGAACTGTATCAGAAAGAGATATGAAAGAGCAAATCTTAGATTCAATGGACTTAGAAAGAGAAAAAGGAATAACTATAAAAGCACAAGCTGTTACTTTATTTTATAAAGCAAAAAATGGTGAAGAATATGAATTAAATTTAATTGATACTCCTGGACATGTGGACTTTATATATGAAGTTTCAAGATCACTTGCTGCCTGTGAAGGTGCTTTACTTGTTGTAGATGCCGCACAAGGTGTTGAAGCACAAACTCTTGCTAATGTTTATCTTGCTATTGAAAATAACTTAGAAATATTACCAATAATAAATAAAATAGATTTACCTGCTGCTGAACCTGAAAAGGTAAAAAGAGAAATAGAAGACATTATTGGTTTACCTGCTGATGATGCTGTTTTAGCTTCTGCTAAAAATGGAATAGGTATAGAAGATATTTTAGAAGCCATTGTTCATAAAATCCCTGCTCCAAATTATGATGAGAATGCACCTTTAAAGGCACTGATATTTGACTCTTTTTTTGATGATTATAGAGGAGTTATAACCTATGTAAAAGTTTTAGATGGAAAAATTGAAAAAGGGGATAAAATTAAAGTCTGGTCAACTGAAAAAGAATTAGAAGTTTTAGAAGCTGGTATTTTTTCTCCAACAATGAAATCAACTGATATTTTGAGCACAGGTTCTGTTGGCTATATAATTACAGGTGTTAAAACTATTCATGATACAAGAGTTGGTGATACAATAACAAGTGTTAAAAATCCTGCTCTATTTCCATTAGCTGGATTTAAACCTGCTCAGTCAATGGTATTTGCAGGAGTGTATCCACTATTTACTGATGACTATGAAGAATTAAGAGAAGCCTTAGAAAAATTACAACTAAATGATGCTTCTTTAACATTTGTTCCAGAAACTTCTATTGCCTTAGGTTTTGGTTTTAGATGTGGTTTTTTAGGTTTATTACATATGGAAATCATAGTTGAAAGATTGAGAAGAGAGTATAATATAGATTTAATTTCTACTACTCCATCAGTTGAATATAAGGTTAGTATAGATAATCAAGAGGAAAAAGTTATAGATAACCCTTGTGAATTTCCTGATCCGGGTCGTGGAAAAATAACAATACAAGAACCATATATTAGAGGAAAAGTAATTGTTCCAAAAGAATATGTTGGAAATGTAATGGAGCTTTGTCAAGAAAAAAGAGGAATTTTTATTTCAATGGATTATTTGGATGAAACTAGATCTATGCTTAGTTATGAGCTTCCTCTTGCAGAAATTGTTATAGATTTTTATGATAAGTTAAAATCAAGAACAAAAGGATATGCTTCTTTTGAATATGAATTAAGTGAATATAAAGTATCAAATCTAGTTAAAGTTGATATCTTGGTTTCAGGTAAACCTGTTGATGCTTTTTCATTTATTGCTCATAATGATAATGCTTTTCATAGAGGAAAAGCTATCTGTCAAAAATTGAGTGAAGTTATTCCAAGACAACAATTTGAAATTCCTATTCAAGCTGCCTTAGGCTCAAAAATAATTGCTAGAGAAACGATAAAAGCATATAGAAAAAATGTTATTGCTAAATGTTATGGTGGAGATATTACAAGAAAGAAAAAACTTCTTGAAAAACAAAAAGAAGGTAAAAAGAGAATGAAGAGTATAGGAAATGTTGAAATCCCACAAGAAGCATTTGTTTCAGTATTAAAATTAAATGACTAAATAATAAATTTGGGGGCTATAAATTGCCCCCATTATTTACAATAATTTAATATTCATTTGTCTACAAATTTCATGAACTTCTTGTGACCATATAGATGCTTGTACTTCTCCAATATGTAATTTATCTAAGAAAAACATACATATACGAGATTGTCCTATTCCTCCACCTATTGTATAAGGTAGAACTTTATTTAAAATCATTTGATGATATGGTAAAGATCTTCTATCTTCACAATTAGCAATTTTTAATTGTTCATCTAACGATTTTTCATCTACTCTTATTCCCATAGAAGACAATTCAAGCCCTATTCCTAAAAGAGGATAGTTAAATATTATATCACCATTTAGATCCCAATCATCATAGTCAGGTGCTCTACCATCATGTTTTTCACCAGAAGATAATTTCCCACCTATCTTCATCAAAAATATTGCTCCATACTCTTTTGCAGCAGCATGTTCTCTATTTTTTGGAGTTAAGTTAGGATATTTATTTTCTAATTCTTGTGCAGTTATAAAAGTTATTTCTTCTGGTAACTTTTTAGTAAGTTTTGGATATTCAGTAGTTATATATTCTTCTGTTTTCTTAAATACAGAATAAATTTTTCTAACTACATCTTTTAAATATTCTTCATTTCTATCTTCCTTAGAAATTATTTTTTCCCAGTCCCATTGGTCAACATAATAAGAATGAATAAAATCTGTATCCTCATCTCTTCTGATAGCATTCATATCTGTATAAATACCTTTATCATTTTCAATGTTGTATCTGTATAGTGCCATCCTTTTCCATTTTGCAAGTGAATGGACTATCTCAACTCTTTCTCCACTTTTAGTATCAAAGGATACTGGTCTTTCTGTTCCATTCAAATTATCATTTAACCCAGATTCTGGAATAACAAATAATGGTGCTGAAACCCTTAGTAAATCTAATTCTTTTGATAGATGACTTTCAAAAAAATCTTTAACTTTTTTAATAGCAATTTCTGTTTCTAAAATATCTAGACTTGAAATGTAAGCCATAATTTACCCCCAATATATTTAAAATTATGGAAAAATTATAGCACCATTTATATATTTTATCAATAAAAAATTTAGTATAATTATACTTAAATTTTAAAAAATTCACTAATTAATCTATATAAATTATAATGGTCATCAACTCCACCTAACTCTCTAACAGAATGCATAGAAAGTAAAGGACTTCCAATATCAATTCCTAAAATTCTTATTTGCGATTGTTGTATAG
It encodes:
- a CDS encoding acyl-CoA dehydrogenase, producing the protein MEFNVPKTHELFRQMIREFVEKEVKPIAAEVDENERFPMETVEKMAKIGIMGIPIPKQYGGAGGDNLMYAMAVEELSKACATTGVIVSAHTSLGTWPILKFGNEKQKQKYLPKMASGEWIGAFGLTEPNAGTDAAGQQTMAVQDPETGEWILNGAKIFITNAGYAHVYVVFAMTDKSKGLKGISAFIVEANTPGFSIGKKEMKLGIRGSATCELIFENCRIPKENLLGDKGKGFKIAMMTLDGGRIGIASQALGIAAGALDEAINYAKERKQFGRSLAQFQNTQFQIANLDVKVEAARLLVYKAAWRESNNLPYSLDAARAKLFAAETAMEVTTKAVQIFGGYGYTREYPVERMMRDAKITEIYEGTSEVQRMVIAANIIK
- a CDS encoding tRNA1(Val) (adenine(37)-N6)-methyltransferase, with product MNTNLESIIPLLNKNLKIIQRSDYFNFSIDSLLISEFVNTKKNIKKILDLGTGNAAIPLFLSKKTSAKIYGIEIQEISYNLALRNININNLNEQIYIIYDNMKNYLKYFDVGSFDIVISNPPFFKINENKNFLNDLNQLSIARHEVEINLEELIKISSELVKDRGYFYLVHRADRLSEIINNLQKYKFEAKKIKFCYTTEYKNAKIVLIEAIKNGKSGLTILPPLIINKENGEYTDEILKMFK
- a CDS encoding threonine/serine exporter family protein: MQYDNLVMKVLSTANTIGKILLTSGAETYRVEKAITIVCRRFDLKAETFVTMTCVLTSAKKRDGETITEVNRIYTVSNNLDKIDRIHKILLNIHKYELDDLEKEVKKIQIQSVYKKNILLVSYFFSAAFFAILFGGKFNDFLVAGLGGIVIFYMAKYANKLKLNNFFINTLGGFLITILSILATKVGIVSTPSYSAIGTLMLLVPGLALTNAIRDLINGDLIAGTSRTVEAALVGSALAIGAGFALFAMSYF
- a CDS encoding threonine/serine exporter family protein codes for the protein MNYLEVFTAFSATFFFGIIFSLTGKKLLYSSFAGGLGWYTHLLFFKELSYSKTASFVISAVVITIFSEIIGRLEKTTVTSTLIPALIPLVPGGGIYYTMSFFVENRFPEAFDKGRETIFLTMALSVGIFLVSTFSQILDRTIKYTKVLKKYRKFKEYKRKHKI
- a CDS encoding GTP-binding protein, with product MKVLLVSGFLGAGKTTFIKEMSKNINLEFVVLENEYADIGVDGDFLDEKNLNVWEMSEGCICCSMKGDFKSSIKRIYSEINPEYLIIEPTGVGMLSSIIENIREINNNDIEILSPLTLIDVTSFNEYLKTFNNFFIDNLKNTGEIILTKLNSFNSFDIENIKNEISKINNNLEIIINDYRTFPKEWFADLLNKSIDNKVIDKNFSLKTHINLRTFSKENINLKTMDELGLFLNRLVNGDFGKIYRAKGIVKVDGYWGKFNLVYKNFEMEPITDAKGTKIVIIGNNLDIENLKNI
- a CDS encoding SAM-dependent methyltransferase, with the translated sequence MKKEDILSELIENIKDNKLIKIVFSDKQDGDFNKIIIKPLSLKSAKNIQIESFKDNKAFHKNIELNNIEKIKNILKEYVENFKQILLQIESLNISFMKKKETFIKKENNNNLIKNSNEHNKKKQYILNEGDKIDFLIELGLMSVEGKILKSSYNKFKQINKYLEFIDDVIVELKTKRLINNHINILDFGCGKSYLTFALYYYLKNYRKDLSFSIVGLDLKKDVIEFCNKLAQKLSYENLEFLNGNIKDYDRAKEVDLVFSLHACNNATDYSLEKALSLNAKAILAVPCCHHEFFEKIQKNKDSKFYDTLKIIADNGIVLDKFASLATDSFRSLTLELCGYKTKMIEFIDMEHTPKNILIKAIKSRSSNLKEKLKEYNRLKKFLGIQPLLEELTKKYFLIDTNIEIPYN
- the lepA gene encoding translation elongation factor 4; the encoded protein is MLQKNKRNFSIIAHIDHGKSTIADRLLEYTGTVSERDMKEQILDSMDLEREKGITIKAQAVTLFYKAKNGEEYELNLIDTPGHVDFIYEVSRSLAACEGALLVVDAAQGVEAQTLANVYLAIENNLEILPIINKIDLPAAEPEKVKREIEDIIGLPADDAVLASAKNGIGIEDILEAIVHKIPAPNYDENAPLKALIFDSFFDDYRGVITYVKVLDGKIEKGDKIKVWSTEKELEVLEAGIFSPTMKSTDILSTGSVGYIITGVKTIHDTRVGDTITSVKNPALFPLAGFKPAQSMVFAGVYPLFTDDYEELREALEKLQLNDASLTFVPETSIALGFGFRCGFLGLLHMEIIVERLRREYNIDLISTTPSVEYKVSIDNQEEKVIDNPCEFPDPGRGKITIQEPYIRGKVIVPKEYVGNVMELCQEKRGIFISMDYLDETRSMLSYELPLAEIVIDFYDKLKSRTKGYASFEYELSEYKVSNLVKVDILVSGKPVDAFSFIAHNDNAFHRGKAICQKLSEVIPRQQFEIPIQAALGSKIIARETIKAYRKNVIAKCYGGDITRKKKLLEKQKEGKKRMKSIGNVEIPQEAFVSVLKLND
- the asnA gene encoding aspartate--ammonia ligase, giving the protein MAYISSLDILETEIAIKKVKDFFESHLSKELDLLRVSAPLFVIPESGLNDNLNGTERPVSFDTKSGERVEIVHSLAKWKRMALYRYNIENDKGIYTDMNAIRRDEDTDFIHSYYVDQWDWEKIISKEDRNEEYLKDVVRKIYSVFKKTEEYITTEYPKLTKKLPEEITFITAQELENKYPNLTPKNREHAAAKEYGAIFLMKIGGKLSSGEKHDGRAPDYDDWDLNGDIIFNYPLLGIGLELSSMGIRVDEKSLDEQLKIANCEDRRSLPYHQMILNKVLPYTIGGGIGQSRICMFFLDKLHIGEVQASIWSQEVHEICRQMNIKLL